From the genome of Pseudomonas yamanorum, one region includes:
- a CDS encoding asparaginase: MQPANNVMVLYTGGTIGMQASANGLAPASGFEARMSEALAQLNMPAWRFREMSPLIDSANMTPAYWQRLRAAVVEAVDEGCDAVLVLHGTDTLAYSAAAMSFQLLGLPAPVLLTGSMLPAGVPDSDAWENVSGALAALGEGLAPGVQLYFHGALMAPTRCAKIRSFGRHPFAALQRNGGVAKADMIPTALHYRQPKALINVGVLPLVPGIAAAQLDGLIDSGIQALLLECFGSGTGPSDNPQFLASLQRAQDNGVVVVAITQCHEGGVELDVYEAGSRLRGVGVLSGGGMTREAAFGKLNALLGAGLPVAEVRRLVELDLCGELA, translated from the coding sequence ATGCAACCAGCCAACAACGTCATGGTGCTCTACACCGGCGGCACCATCGGCATGCAGGCCAGCGCAAACGGCCTGGCCCCCGCTTCGGGTTTTGAAGCGCGAATGAGCGAAGCCCTCGCCCAACTGAATATGCCAGCCTGGCGCTTCCGGGAAATGTCCCCGCTGATCGACAGCGCCAACATGACCCCCGCCTACTGGCAGCGCCTGCGCGCCGCCGTGGTTGAGGCGGTGGACGAGGGTTGCGACGCCGTACTGGTGCTGCACGGCACCGACACCCTGGCCTACAGCGCGGCCGCCATGAGTTTCCAACTGCTGGGCCTGCCCGCACCGGTGCTGCTTACCGGCTCGATGCTGCCGGCCGGTGTGCCCGACAGCGATGCCTGGGAAAACGTCAGCGGTGCGCTGGCAGCCTTGGGCGAAGGCCTGGCGCCGGGCGTGCAACTGTACTTCCACGGCGCACTGATGGCCCCGACCCGTTGCGCGAAAATCCGCAGTTTTGGTCGCCACCCGTTTGCCGCATTGCAGCGTAACGGCGGCGTCGCCAAGGCGGATATGATTCCGACGGCGCTGCATTACCGCCAGCCCAAGGCGCTGATCAATGTGGGCGTGCTGCCACTGGTGCCGGGCATCGCCGCCGCGCAATTGGACGGGTTGATCGACAGCGGCATCCAGGCGCTGCTGCTGGAATGCTTCGGCAGCGGCACCGGGCCGAGCGACAACCCGCAGTTCCTCGCCAGCCTCCAGCGCGCGCAGGATAACGGCGTGGTGGTAGTGGCAATCACCCAATGCCATGAAGGCGGTGTGGAGCTGGATGTGTACGAAGCCGGTAGCCGCTTGCGTGGCGTGGGCGTGTTGTCAGGTGGCGGGATGACCCGCGAGGCCGCGTTCGGCAAGCTCAACGCACTGCTCGGTGCCGGCCTGCCGGTGGCCGAGGTTCGCCGCCTGGTGGAACTGGACCTGTGCGGCGAACTCGCCTGA
- a CDS encoding alanine/glycine:cation symporter family protein, whose translation MLEVINDFLSGKVLIVLIVGLGGYFTIRSRFVQLRHFFHMFSVFRDSLKSSAGQLSSFQALMLSLAGRVGAGNIAGVGIAVTLGGPGAVFWMWVTALVGMSSSFIECSLGQLYKRTDAEGTYRGGPAYYIQHGLHKRWLGMVMAFLLLVTFGFAFNGLQAHAVTHSLNNAFGLDTTYTGLALAVLLGLVFIGGIKRIASIADLLVPVKTLVYIAVTLYVIVLQFDHVPAMLATIVKSAFGLDQAFGGLVGSAIIMGVKRGVFANEAGLGSAPNVAAVASVEHPIAQGVVQAFSVFLDTFVICTCTALLILLSGFYTPGFEGDGIALTQNSLAAVVGDWGRMFISVALALFVFTSIMYNYYLGESNLRFIVGDNRKVLMGYRALVLVLIFWGSIENLSTVFAFADITMTMLAFVNLFALAFLFKIAMRILNDYDGQRAAGIKTPVFDSSKFPDLDLDRKAWPANPVKPEPAAQATAELNAQTQR comes from the coding sequence ATGCTAGAAGTCATCAACGACTTCCTCTCAGGGAAAGTATTGATCGTGCTCATTGTCGGGCTCGGTGGTTACTTCACGATCCGCTCGCGTTTCGTTCAGTTGCGTCACTTTTTCCACATGTTTTCGGTGTTTCGCGACAGCCTGAAAAGCAGCGCCGGCCAGCTCAGCTCGTTCCAGGCGCTGATGCTCAGCCTCGCCGGGCGCGTGGGTGCCGGCAACATCGCAGGCGTCGGCATTGCCGTGACCCTGGGTGGCCCGGGCGCCGTATTCTGGATGTGGGTCACCGCACTGGTGGGCATGTCTTCGAGCTTTATCGAGTGCTCCCTCGGCCAGCTCTACAAACGCACCGACGCTGAAGGCACCTACCGTGGTGGCCCGGCGTATTACATCCAGCACGGCCTGCACAAACGCTGGTTGGGCATGGTGATGGCGTTCCTGCTGCTGGTGACTTTCGGCTTCGCCTTCAACGGCCTGCAAGCCCACGCTGTAACCCACTCGCTGAACAATGCATTTGGCCTCGACACCACCTACACCGGCCTGGCCCTGGCCGTGCTGCTGGGCCTGGTGTTCATCGGCGGGATCAAGCGTATCGCCTCGATCGCCGACCTGCTGGTGCCGGTCAAGACCCTGGTCTACATCGCGGTGACGCTGTACGTGATCGTGCTGCAATTCGACCACGTGCCGGCCATGCTCGCGACCATCGTCAAGAGCGCCTTCGGCCTCGACCAGGCCTTCGGTGGCCTGGTGGGCAGCGCGATCATCATGGGTGTGAAACGCGGCGTGTTCGCCAACGAAGCCGGCCTGGGCAGTGCGCCTAACGTGGCGGCAGTGGCCTCGGTTGAACACCCGATCGCCCAGGGCGTGGTTCAGGCGTTCAGCGTATTCCTCGACACCTTCGTGATCTGCACCTGCACCGCGCTGCTGATCCTGCTCTCCGGTTTCTACACCCCGGGCTTTGAAGGCGACGGCATTGCCCTGACCCAGAACTCCCTGGCGGCAGTCGTTGGTGACTGGGGCCGGATGTTCATCTCGGTGGCCCTGGCGTTGTTCGTGTTCACCTCGATCATGTACAACTACTACCTCGGCGAGAGCAACCTGCGCTTCATCGTGGGTGACAACCGCAAGGTCCTGATGGGCTACCGCGCGCTGGTGCTGGTGCTGATTTTCTGGGGTTCCATCGAGAACCTGAGCACCGTGTTCGCCTTCGCCGACATCACCATGACCATGCTGGCGTTCGTCAACCTGTTCGCCCTGGCGTTCCTGTTCAAGATCGCCATGCGCATCCTGAATGACTACGACGGTCAGCGTGCTGCGGGCATCAAGACTCCGGTGTTTGATTCCAGCAAGTTCCCGGACCTGGACCTGGACCGCAAGGCGTGGCCGGCGAATCCGGTGAAGCCCGAGCCAGCCGCTCAAGCGACGGCAGAACTGAACGCTCAAACGCAACGCTAA
- the aspA gene encoding aspartate ammonia-lyase, giving the protein MSSAASFRTEKDLLGVLEVPAQAYYGIQTLRAVNNFRLSGVPISHYPKLVVGLAMVKQAAADANRELGQLSEAKHAAISEACARLIRGDFHEEFVVDMIQGGAGTSTNMNANEVIANIALEAMGHSKGEYQYLHPNNDVNMAQSTNDAYPTAIRLGLLLGHDALLASLDSLIQAFAAKGEEFSHVLKMGRTQLQDAVPMTLGQEFRAFATTLGEDLARLKTLAPELLTEVNLGGTAIGTGINADPRYQALAVQRLATISGQPLVPAADLIEATSDMGAFVLFSGMLKRTAVKLSKICNDLRLLSSGPRTGINEINLPARQPGSSIMPGKVNPVIPEAVNQVAFQIIGNDLALTIAAEGGQLQLNVMEPLIAYKIFDSIRLLQRAMDMLREHCIVGITANEARCRELVEHSIGLVTALNPYIGYENATRIARIALESGRGVLELVREEGLLDDAMLDDILRPENMIAPRLVPLKA; this is encoded by the coding sequence ATGTCCTCCGCTGCATCTTTCCGCACAGAAAAAGACCTACTTGGCGTACTCGAAGTACCCGCTCAAGCGTATTACGGCATCCAGACCCTGCGAGCGGTGAATAACTTCCGCCTCTCGGGCGTTCCGATTTCGCATTACCCGAAATTGGTGGTCGGCTTGGCAATGGTCAAGCAGGCAGCTGCTGACGCCAACCGCGAGTTGGGCCAGCTCAGCGAAGCCAAGCACGCTGCCATCAGCGAAGCCTGTGCCCGTCTGATCCGCGGCGATTTCCACGAAGAGTTCGTGGTGGACATGATTCAAGGCGGCGCTGGCACTTCAACCAACATGAATGCCAACGAAGTCATCGCCAACATCGCGCTGGAGGCCATGGGCCACAGCAAGGGCGAATACCAATACCTGCACCCGAACAACGACGTGAACATGGCGCAGTCCACCAACGACGCCTACCCGACCGCGATCCGCCTGGGTCTGCTGCTGGGCCACGACGCACTGTTGGCCAGCCTCGACAGCCTGATCCAGGCATTCGCCGCCAAGGGTGAAGAGTTCAGCCACGTCCTGAAGATGGGCCGTACCCAGCTGCAAGACGCCGTGCCGATGACCCTCGGCCAGGAATTCCGCGCCTTCGCCACCACCCTCGGTGAAGACCTGGCTCGCCTGAAGACCCTGGCGCCTGAGCTGCTGACTGAAGTGAACCTGGGCGGCACCGCCATCGGCACCGGCATCAACGCCGACCCGCGTTACCAGGCCCTGGCCGTCCAGCGCCTGGCGACCATCAGCGGCCAGCCGCTGGTACCGGCTGCCGACCTGATCGAAGCCACCTCCGACATGGGCGCCTTCGTGCTGTTCTCCGGCATGCTCAAGCGTACCGCGGTGAAGCTGTCGAAGATCTGCAACGACTTGCGCCTGCTGTCCAGCGGCCCACGTACCGGCATCAACGAAATCAACCTGCCGGCGCGCCAGCCAGGCAGCTCGATCATGCCCGGCAAGGTCAACCCGGTCATCCCGGAAGCCGTGAACCAGGTAGCGTTCCAGATCATCGGTAACGACTTGGCACTGACCATCGCGGCCGAAGGCGGCCAGCTGCAACTGAACGTGATGGAGCCGCTGATCGCCTACAAGATCTTCGACTCGATTCGCCTGCTGCAACGCGCCATGGACATGCTGCGCGAGCACTGCATCGTCGGCATCACCGCCAACGAAGCCCGCTGCCGCGAACTGGTGGAGCACTCCATCGGCCTGGTCACCGCGCTGAACCCGTACATCGGCTATGAAAACGCCACCCGCATCGCCCGTATCGCTCTTGAAAGCGGCCGCGGCGTGCTGGAACTGGTGCGCGAAGAAGGCTTGCTCGACGACGCCATGCTCGACGACATCCTGCGCCCCGAAAACATGATCGCTCCACGTTTGGTCCCGTTGAAGGCCTAA